In one window of Candidatus Lernaella stagnicola DNA:
- a CDS encoding thermonuclease family protein translates to MRRKPIGLPFFRFAALILALAAVLSVMFYLRQTISPKPKTDTPAPPVQTPAPTPEAAAPAPAAFPEPADTTPDEFVQRMKNTVTFVYDGDTIMTADGRRIRYVGVDTPERHEPFFDEATALNKKLVEMRPVTLTECKKKPIDKYGRTLATVSREGADVAEALLTAGLAEPFHDRECIADCRPYWKWMLTGYQQRRGLFRQRPPEPVPAVVADRLFDRYGLVVGVVDNVRESTKAYHLNFGKDWTTDFSVTISKKDIEPFLRDKLLPHSFVGLELTVFGKVVSSRGPRIFAVCPAQIVTVNAP, encoded by the coding sequence ATGAGGCGCAAGCCGATCGGATTGCCGTTTTTTCGTTTCGCCGCGCTGATCCTGGCCCTCGCGGCCGTGCTGTCGGTGATGTTCTACCTGCGCCAAACCATCAGCCCAAAACCAAAAACCGACACGCCCGCACCGCCCGTCCAGACTCCGGCCCCTACGCCGGAAGCCGCCGCCCCTGCCCCCGCCGCGTTCCCCGAGCCCGCCGACACCACGCCGGATGAATTCGTCCAGCGCATGAAGAACACCGTCACCTTCGTCTATGACGGCGACACCATCATGACGGCCGACGGGCGCCGCATCCGGTATGTCGGCGTGGATACGCCCGAGCGCCACGAGCCTTTCTTTGACGAAGCCACCGCCTTGAACAAGAAGCTCGTCGAGATGCGGCCGGTGACATTGACGGAATGCAAAAAGAAACCAATCGATAAGTACGGCCGCACGCTGGCAACGGTCTCCCGGGAAGGCGCCGACGTTGCCGAGGCGCTGCTCACCGCCGGGCTGGCCGAACCCTTTCACGATCGCGAGTGCATCGCCGATTGCCGGCCCTACTGGAAATGGATGCTGACCGGCTACCAGCAGCGACGCGGCTTGTTCCGGCAGCGCCCGCCCGAGCCGGTGCCCGCGGTCGTGGCCGACCGGTTGTTCGACCGCTACGGCCTGGTGGTCGGTGTGGTGGACAACGTGCGCGAATCGACGAAGGCCTACCATTTGAATTTCGGCAAGGATTGGACGACGGATTTTTCGGTGACGATCAGCAAGAAAGACATCGAGCCGTTTTTGCGCGACAAGCTGCTGCCGCATTCGTTCGTCGGCCTGGAGCTGACGGTCTTCGGCAAGGTTGTTTCGTCCCGCGGCCCGCGCATCTTCGCCGTCTGCCCCGCCCAAATCGTCACCGTGAACGCGCCGTAG
- the polA gene encoding DNA polymerase I — protein sequence MAEPRKRLLLIDGSGYIFRAFFAIPTLSNSQDLPTNAVYGVATMLDKTLRDLQPDSVAVCFDTKEKTFRHERYPEYKANRPEPPEELVPQFPLIHELVELRGLPCLAVPGYEADDVIGTLARQGAAHGFEVVLVSGDKDLMQLVGENVTMYDPMKDIWYDHDGVVERFGVEPGRVIEVLGLAGDSSDNIPGVPGVGPKTALKLLKEYGDIAGVLARAEEIKGKLGERLRENAGQAELSRELATIHTEVPLDIGVAELQPRPPDLEKLREFYTRLEFRKLLDELSGPATNLSRDHYETVLTGEALAAMCETLRRAGGFAFDTETTSQFPMRAELVGLSFCADDEVAYYVPVAHSYLGVPKQLPVDEVLAAVGPLLSDPDLPKWAQNAKYDIIVLARAGVTVRGLAGDTMIADYLLAAGRGGHGLDAMALRYLGHTTIKFDEVTGKGKSRKLFSEVDTETATQYAAEDAHVTWLLKKHLETEMQADPATVALYRDLEIMLIDVLVAMERRGVAIDSAFFKQLSTEMDKRIQAVTAKIHEAAGTTFNLNSPSQIAEVLFERLGIKPLRKTKKGFSTDAAVLETLAEQGHEVPRLMLEYRSLAKLKGTYVDALPRLVHPVTGRIHTSFNQTIAATGRLSSSNPNLQNIPIRTEEGRRIREGFIPAPGKVLLAADYSQVELRLAAHLSGDETMIAAFHSGEDIHRRTAAEILGVMPGLVSPQERAMAKTVNFGVLYGMSAFRLAHDLAISTKKAKAFIDNYFARYPKLRAYLDGVIAEARERGFVQTILGRKRPLPNINSHDRQAQAGAERAAINTPVQGSAADLIKLAMLALHRRIEREELPLAMILQVHDELVFEVEEDAVDKYAAIVKAEMEGVMELSVPLVVDIGTGRNWGEAH from the coding sequence ATGGCTGAACCCCGAAAACGACTACTCCTGATTGACGGGAGCGGCTACATCTTCCGCGCTTTCTTCGCGATTCCCACGCTGTCCAATTCCCAAGACCTGCCGACCAACGCGGTCTACGGCGTGGCCACAATGCTCGATAAGACCCTGCGCGACCTGCAACCCGACAGCGTGGCGGTGTGCTTCGACACCAAGGAAAAAACCTTCCGCCACGAACGCTATCCCGAATACAAGGCCAACCGCCCGGAACCGCCCGAGGAGCTGGTGCCGCAGTTCCCGCTGATTCACGAACTGGTCGAATTACGCGGCCTGCCCTGCCTGGCCGTGCCGGGCTACGAGGCCGACGACGTCATCGGCACGCTGGCCCGCCAAGGCGCCGCACACGGTTTCGAAGTTGTGCTCGTCTCCGGCGACAAGGATTTGATGCAACTGGTTGGCGAGAACGTGACGATGTACGACCCGATGAAAGACATCTGGTACGACCACGACGGCGTCGTCGAGCGCTTCGGCGTCGAACCCGGCCGCGTGATCGAAGTGCTCGGCTTGGCGGGCGACTCGTCGGACAACATCCCCGGCGTGCCGGGCGTGGGCCCCAAGACGGCGCTGAAACTCTTGAAGGAATACGGCGACATCGCCGGAGTGCTGGCCCGCGCGGAGGAAATCAAAGGTAAGCTCGGCGAGCGCTTGCGGGAAAACGCCGGCCAAGCCGAATTGTCACGCGAGTTGGCGACGATTCACACCGAGGTGCCGCTGGATATCGGCGTCGCCGAGTTGCAGCCGCGTCCGCCGGATTTGGAGAAGTTGCGCGAGTTCTATACGCGGCTGGAATTCCGCAAGCTGCTTGACGAATTGTCCGGCCCCGCCACGAACCTCAGTCGGGATCATTACGAAACGGTGCTCACCGGCGAGGCGCTCGCGGCGATGTGCGAAACGCTTCGGCGCGCCGGCGGCTTCGCCTTCGACACCGAAACGACCTCGCAATTTCCCATGCGGGCCGAACTGGTCGGCCTGAGTTTCTGCGCCGACGACGAGGTCGCCTACTACGTGCCGGTGGCGCACAGCTACTTGGGCGTTCCCAAACAATTGCCGGTCGACGAAGTGCTGGCCGCGGTCGGGCCGCTGCTTTCTGACCCGGATCTGCCGAAGTGGGCGCAGAACGCCAAGTACGACATCATTGTGCTCGCGCGAGCGGGCGTGACGGTGCGCGGCCTGGCCGGGGACACGATGATCGCCGACTACCTGCTGGCCGCCGGGCGCGGCGGGCACGGTCTGGACGCCATGGCCTTGCGGTACTTGGGTCACACGACGATCAAATTTGATGAAGTCACCGGCAAGGGCAAAAGCCGGAAGCTGTTTAGCGAAGTGGATACCGAAACCGCGACGCAATACGCGGCGGAAGACGCGCACGTCACATGGCTTCTAAAAAAGCATTTGGAAACCGAGATGCAGGCCGACCCCGCCACCGTGGCGCTGTACCGCGACCTCGAGATCATGTTGATCGACGTGTTGGTCGCCATGGAGCGGCGCGGCGTGGCCATCGACTCGGCGTTTTTCAAACAGCTATCGACCGAGATGGACAAACGCATCCAAGCGGTCACCGCGAAAATTCACGAAGCCGCCGGCACGACCTTCAACCTCAACAGCCCGTCGCAGATCGCCGAAGTGCTTTTCGAGCGGCTCGGCATCAAACCGCTCCGCAAAACCAAGAAAGGATTCAGCACCGACGCCGCCGTCCTGGAAACCTTGGCCGAACAGGGTCACGAAGTGCCGCGGCTGATGTTGGAATACCGCAGCCTCGCCAAGCTCAAGGGCACGTACGTGGACGCCCTGCCCCGGCTCGTTCACCCGGTGACCGGCCGCATCCACACCAGTTTCAACCAGACGATCGCGGCGACCGGCCGCCTGTCCTCGAGCAACCCGAATTTGCAGAACATCCCGATTCGCACCGAAGAAGGACGCCGCATCCGCGAGGGTTTCATCCCCGCGCCGGGCAAGGTGCTGCTGGCCGCTGACTACAGCCAAGTCGAACTGCGCTTGGCCGCGCATTTGTCCGGCGACGAAACGATGATTGCCGCTTTCCATTCCGGCGAAGACATCCACCGGCGCACGGCGGCCGAGATTCTGGGCGTCATGCCGGGTTTGGTTTCTCCGCAGGAACGCGCCATGGCCAAGACGGTCAATTTCGGCGTGCTCTACGGCATGAGCGCCTTTCGCTTGGCTCACGATTTGGCCATCAGCACAAAAAAAGCCAAGGCGTTCATCGACAACTACTTCGCCCGTTATCCGAAGCTGCGCGCCTACCTCGACGGCGTGATCGCCGAGGCCCGCGAACGCGGCTTCGTGCAGACGATACTGGGGCGCAAGCGGCCGCTGCCCAACATCAACAGCCACGACCGCCAGGCGCAGGCCGGGGCCGAACGCGCCGCGATCAACACGCCGGTGCAGGGTTCGGCGGCGGATCTGATCAAGCTGGCGATGCTGGCGTTGCACCGCCGCATTGAGCGTGAGGAGTTGCCGCTGGCGATGATCCTGCAGGTTCACGACGAACTCGTTTTCGAGGTGGAGGAAGACGCCGTCGATAAGTACGCGGCGATCGTCAAAGCCGAAATGGAAGGCGTGATGGAACTCAGCGTGCCCTTGGTCGTGGACATCGGCACGGGGCGAAACTGGGGCGAGGCGCATTAG
- a CDS encoding type IV pilus twitching motility protein PilT encodes MVDLHQLLKLMIEKNASDLHITTGTPPQLRIDGRLTPVNMPQLTASDTKRLCYSVLTENQRRIFEEDSELDLSFGVKGLSRFRANVYKQRGAVAGAFRVIPFKTFSFQELGLPPIIGDLVNRPAGLILVTGTTGSGKSTTLTSIIDKINMTRNQHIMTIEDPVEYLHAHKGCIVNQREVHSDTHSFVRALKYVLRQDPDIVLIGEMRDVETIESALNIAETGHLTFATLHTSSAVHTINRIIDVFPPHQQPQVRAQLSMVLEAVLCQQLLPRASGVGRVLSLEIMVPNAAIRNLIREDKVHQIYSQMQVGQSTHGMLTMNQSLVALYRKGIVSLKEAQMRAVDLDEFTNLLEGNAPKRK; translated from the coding sequence GTGGTCGATCTACACCAACTCCTCAAATTGATGATCGAAAAAAACGCCAGTGACCTCCACATCACCACAGGCACACCCCCGCAATTGCGGATTGACGGTCGTTTGACGCCGGTCAACATGCCGCAATTGACCGCGTCGGACACCAAACGACTATGTTATTCGGTGCTCACGGAAAACCAGCGCCGAATCTTCGAGGAAGACAGCGAGTTAGACTTGTCTTTCGGCGTCAAGGGCCTATCTCGATTTCGCGCCAACGTGTACAAGCAGCGCGGCGCGGTGGCCGGGGCGTTTCGGGTCATTCCCTTCAAAACCTTCAGTTTTCAGGAATTGGGTTTACCGCCGATTATCGGGGATTTAGTCAACCGTCCGGCGGGGCTGATTCTGGTTACGGGAACGACCGGCTCGGGTAAGTCGACGACGCTCACCAGCATCATCGACAAGATCAACATGACGCGCAATCAGCACATCATGACCATCGAGGACCCGGTCGAGTACCTGCACGCCCACAAAGGGTGCATCGTCAACCAGCGCGAAGTGCATTCGGATACGCACAGTTTCGTGCGGGCGCTTAAATACGTGCTGCGGCAGGACCCCGACATCGTGCTGATCGGCGAGATGCGTGACGTGGAGACCATCGAATCCGCGTTGAATATTGCCGAAACAGGCCACTTGACCTTTGCCACGCTGCACACCTCCAGCGCCGTACACACCATCAACCGCATTATCGATGTGTTTCCGCCGCACCAGCAGCCGCAGGTTCGCGCCCAGCTTTCCATGGTTCTAGAAGCCGTGTTGTGCCAGCAACTGTTGCCGCGGGCCAGCGGCGTCGGCCGCGTTCTATCGCTGGAAATCATGGTGCCCAATGCCGCGATTCGCAATTTGATTCGTGAAGACAAGGTTCACCAGATCTACAGCCAGATGCAGGTTGGCCAATCGACGCACGGAATGTTGACGATGAACCAATCTCTGGTTGCCCTGTACCGCAAGGGAATCGTTTCCCTCAAGGAAGCCCAGATGCGCGCTGTCGACCTGGACGAATTTACGAACCTTTTGGAAGGAAACGCGCCCAAACGGAAATAA
- a CDS encoding putative toxin-antitoxin system toxin component, PIN family, with translation MARRRAKNKTPKKRYWERQAARPRRPAWWRRFLSTLWRWLMRPFTAPPPPPRIVLDTNILVGGIMGPDSASAKIVDAFLAGALNVVASPETIHEARLVFRRHGGIRTIPGGRERAERVLRALAEDARVVRNSTLPYPVCEDPSDDKFFAAAVVGNARYIVSNDKHLRRVGSYKGVKVLGSHRFAEEFPQR, from the coding sequence ATGGCCCGACGCCGCGCGAAAAACAAAACCCCCAAGAAACGCTACTGGGAGCGGCAGGCCGCACGACCGCGCCGGCCGGCATGGTGGCGTCGTTTCCTTTCCACGCTGTGGCGCTGGCTCATGCGACCCTTTACCGCGCCGCCGCCCCCGCCGCGCATTGTGCTGGACACGAACATCCTGGTCGGCGGCATCATGGGCCCCGACTCGGCCTCGGCGAAAATCGTCGACGCATTCCTGGCCGGCGCGCTCAACGTGGTGGCCTCCCCGGAAACGATCCATGAAGCGCGACTGGTCTTCCGGAGGCACGGCGGCATTCGCACCATACCCGGCGGCCGCGAGCGGGCCGAACGCGTCTTGAGGGCGCTGGCGGAAGACGCCCGCGTGGTGCGCAACTCCACGCTGCCGTATCCGGTGTGCGAAGACCCCAGCGACGATAAATTCTTTGCCGCCGCCGTCGTGGGCAACGCGCGCTACATCGTCTCCAACGACAAACACCTGCGCCGTGTCGGCAGCTACAAGGGCGTGAAGGTGTTGGGGTCGCACCGCTTCGCGGAAGAGTTTCCTCAGCGCTAA
- the pilB gene encoding type IV-A pilus assembly ATPase PilB, with the protein MSQDTKNSGGGEDKLGEILVREDLISPEQLETALAEQKVSGGRLSYHLSRLGYLEESELADILSRQYNVPSINLSEFEIDPEVIKLISRDIVEKYKVIPISKADNSLIVAMADPSNIIAIDDIKFLTGYNIEAVVATEDSIMAAIDKYYDIDTTEDFDKVMEEFEDEDLELISTEEDVNFKELEKAAEDAPVVKLVNLILSDAIKKGASDIHVEPYEKSFRVRYRIDGVLHKVMDPPRKLQNAIISRLKIMSELDIAERRLPQDGRIRLKTAKGKEMDFRVSTVPTIFGEKIVLRLLDKDSLQLDMTKLGFEEGPLKWFKEAIHKPFGMVLVTGPTGSGKTTTLYSALTELNTVHDNISTAEDPVEYTLRGVNQIQMHDSIGLNFAAALRSFLRQDPDIIMVGEIRDYETAEIAVKAALTGHMVLSTLHTNDAPSSVNRLLNMGIEPFLVTASIVLIQAQRLVRKICETCKEPVEISPQVFKDIQVSDEQAHSMSAHKGAGCMKCSKTGYRGRIALFEVLPVWEEIKEFVLNGASTSEIKREAIRLGMKTMRQAGITKIDEGITTVEEVVRVTATD; encoded by the coding sequence ATGAGCCAGGACACGAAGAACAGCGGCGGCGGCGAAGATAAATTAGGCGAAATCCTTGTTCGCGAGGATTTGATCAGCCCCGAACAACTTGAAACCGCGCTGGCTGAACAGAAAGTTTCCGGTGGGCGCCTGAGTTACCACCTGTCCCGCCTGGGCTATCTGGAAGAGAGTGAACTCGCCGACATCTTATCGCGACAGTACAACGTGCCGTCGATCAACCTCTCCGAGTTCGAGATCGATCCGGAAGTTATCAAGCTGATCAGTCGCGACATCGTCGAGAAATATAAGGTCATCCCGATCAGCAAGGCAGACAACTCCCTGATCGTGGCCATGGCCGACCCCTCCAATATCATCGCTATCGACGATATTAAATTCCTCACGGGCTACAACATCGAAGCGGTCGTCGCGACCGAAGATTCGATCATGGCGGCCATCGACAAGTACTACGACATCGACACGACCGAAGATTTCGACAAGGTGATGGAAGAGTTCGAGGACGAAGATCTCGAATTGATCTCGACCGAAGAAGACGTCAATTTCAAGGAACTGGAAAAAGCCGCCGAGGACGCGCCGGTCGTCAAGCTCGTCAACCTGATTCTTTCCGACGCCATCAAGAAAGGCGCCTCGGACATTCACGTCGAGCCGTACGAGAAAAGTTTCCGCGTGCGCTACCGCATTGACGGCGTCCTGCACAAGGTCATGGATCCGCCTCGCAAGCTGCAAAACGCGATCATTTCGCGCTTGAAAATTATGTCGGAACTCGACATCGCCGAACGGCGCCTGCCCCAGGATGGCCGCATCCGGTTGAAGACGGCCAAGGGCAAAGAGATGGACTTCCGTGTCTCGACCGTGCCGACGATTTTCGGTGAGAAGATCGTCCTTCGGCTCCTGGATAAGGACAGCCTGCAGCTTGACATGACCAAGCTGGGCTTCGAGGAAGGCCCGCTCAAGTGGTTCAAGGAAGCAATTCACAAACCCTTCGGCATGGTGCTGGTCACCGGCCCGACCGGTTCAGGTAAAACGACGACGCTGTACTCGGCGCTCACCGAACTGAACACGGTGCACGACAATATCAGCACCGCGGAAGACCCGGTCGAATACACCCTACGCGGTGTCAACCAGATCCAGATGCACGATTCGATCGGCTTGAACTTCGCTGCCGCGCTGCGTTCGTTCTTGCGGCAGGACCCGGACATCATCATGGTCGGCGAGATTCGTGACTACGAGACCGCGGAAATCGCGGTCAAAGCGGCGCTCACCGGTCACATGGTGTTGTCGACGCTGCACACCAATGACGCCCCGTCGTCCGTCAACCGCCTGTTGAACATGGGTATCGAGCCCTTCCTGGTCACGGCGTCGATAGTGTTGATTCAAGCCCAGCGCTTGGTTCGGAAGATTTGCGAAACCTGCAAAGAGCCCGTGGAAATCAGCCCGCAAGTGTTCAAGGACATCCAAGTATCCGACGAGCAGGCCCACTCGATGAGCGCGCACAAGGGCGCCGGTTGCATGAAGTGTTCAAAAACCGGTTACCGCGGCCGCATCGCGTTGTTTGAAGTTTTGCCCGTGTGGGAAGAGATCAAGGAATTCGTCCTCAACGGCGCTTCGACTTCGGAAATCAAACGCGAGGCGATTCGCCTGGGAATGAAGACGATGCGCCAAGCGGGCATCACCAAAATCGACGAAGGCATCACGACCGTCGAAGAAGTGGTTCGCGTCACCGCGACGGATTAA
- a CDS encoding S8 family serine peptidase, whose translation MNRRSMIILAATLVAVFVSASAAPAWDITTYRGAEVVAGELIVTVLPEASRTDLLAAIDRRGFRVETVRNRFGLTLRPTEWIDRIDEAEGAARYIAVGFDSARDMDEVKDEIAALPGVADVSPDPIRRLFFVPNDPFYDQYQTYLPQINVEKAWDRTRGKGVIVAVIDTGYVLSGLTDGAIHVMQGYDFGDNDDDPNDSQGHGTHVTNTIAHHTNNGYGAAGAAPEVTILPCKVFADGAEGARDSDIAAAIDWATSQGAHVINLSLGGSEFSGASNAATRDANEAGVVVFAASGNDGRDRISYPAGYEAVIAVGSSETHALDSSVYRSSFSNYGDGLEIVAPGNSIIAETLGQDGIGFYLAAGTSTASPHAAAAGALLIAALDKDYTPDLIREALQETARGAEGSWDYELGFGEINIYGAMEYLTGPNPNQPPQAGILTDVLEGPAPLTVQFTAAASDPDHDPLSILWSFSSGEVFHTAFFSHTFEEPGTYDVMLSVSDPDSAGDSAVISIEVQPAAKDSADEDDKGGACGATGGGFGAWLAVLLSLLFYRFLTRRGRLSVAVGTRELS comes from the coding sequence ATGAATCGCCGATCTATGATAATTCTTGCCGCGACGTTGGTCGCCGTTTTTGTATCCGCTTCCGCCGCTCCGGCGTGGGACATCACCACCTACCGCGGCGCGGAAGTGGTCGCCGGCGAACTTATCGTCACGGTTTTGCCCGAGGCATCGCGCACCGATCTGTTGGCCGCTATCGACCGACGCGGCTTTCGCGTGGAAACCGTCCGCAATCGATTCGGCCTCACCCTGCGCCCCACCGAGTGGATCGACCGGATCGATGAGGCCGAAGGCGCAGCGCGATACATCGCGGTCGGCTTCGATTCAGCGCGCGATATGGACGAAGTGAAAGACGAAATCGCCGCGCTGCCCGGCGTCGCCGATGTGTCCCCCGACCCTATTCGGCGGCTGTTCTTCGTGCCCAACGACCCTTTTTACGACCAGTATCAGACCTATTTGCCGCAAATTAATGTCGAAAAAGCGTGGGATAGGACGCGCGGCAAGGGCGTGATCGTCGCGGTCATCGATACCGGATACGTGCTCAGCGGCCTGACCGACGGCGCGATCCACGTGATGCAAGGCTACGACTTCGGCGACAACGACGATGACCCGAACGACAGCCAAGGCCACGGCACTCACGTCACGAACACCATCGCCCACCACACCAACAACGGGTACGGCGCGGCGGGCGCGGCGCCGGAAGTGACGATTTTGCCCTGTAAGGTTTTTGCCGACGGAGCTGAGGGCGCCCGCGACAGCGACATCGCCGCAGCCATCGATTGGGCGACGTCTCAGGGCGCGCACGTGATCAATCTCAGCCTGGGCGGCAGCGAGTTCAGCGGCGCGTCCAACGCAGCGACGCGGGACGCGAATGAAGCCGGCGTCGTAGTGTTTGCGGCTTCGGGTAACGACGGTCGTGATCGCATCAGCTACCCGGCGGGATACGAGGCGGTAATCGCCGTGGGCAGCAGCGAAACGCATGCGCTGGATTCTTCGGTTTATCGCAGTTCCTTTTCGAATTACGGCGACGGCCTCGAAATCGTCGCGCCGGGAAATTCCATCATCGCTGAAACGCTAGGTCAGGACGGTATTGGATTCTACCTCGCCGCTGGTACGAGCACGGCCTCGCCCCACGCGGCGGCTGCCGGGGCCCTATTGATTGCGGCGTTGGACAAAGACTATACGCCGGACTTGATTCGTGAAGCCTTGCAGGAAACCGCTCGCGGCGCGGAGGGTTCCTGGGATTACGAGTTGGGTTTCGGCGAGATCAACATCTACGGCGCGATGGAATACCTGACCGGTCCCAACCCGAACCAACCGCCCCAAGCGGGTATCCTCACCGATGTGCTGGAAGGTCCGGCACCTCTGACGGTGCAGTTCACCGCGGCGGCCTCGGACCCGGATCACGATCCGCTGTCGATTCTGTGGTCGTTCTCTTCGGGCGAGGTGTTCCACACGGCATTTTTCAGCCATACGTTCGAGGAACCGGGTACATACGACGTGATGCTGTCGGTATCCGATCCGGACAGCGCGGGCGATTCGGCGGTTATTTCCATTGAAGTGCAGCCGGCGGCGAAGGACAGCGCGGATGAGGACGACAAGGGCGGCGCGTGCGGCGCGACCGGCGGCGGTTTCGGCGCGTGGCTCGCGGTTCTTTTATCGCTTCTGTTTTACCGGTTTCTCACGCGTCGGGGTCGGTTGTCTGTTGCGGTAGGAACAAGGGAACTTTCCTAA
- a CDS encoding glycosyltransferase family 2 protein translates to MHKHKVIVVMPAYNAETTVEKTVADIPDGVADEIILVDDCSRDRTVAIARELGLTVIEHESNLGYGGNQKTCYAEALERGADVVIMIHPDYQYDSRLAGHMVDFIKNGYFDIMLGSRIRTRAEALAGGMPVYKYLANRLLTITENILLGQNLSEYHTGYRAYSRRVLETIPWRQNSDDFAFDAQFLAQAIFFGFKIAEIPVPVRYMAEASSINFKRSAEYGLENLKVILQFWLHRVGLRKVPLFLPQQTTDPDA, encoded by the coding sequence ATGCATAAACACAAAGTGATTGTCGTCATGCCGGCCTACAACGCCGAAACTACAGTGGAAAAGACCGTCGCCGACATCCCCGACGGCGTCGCCGACGAAATCATTCTCGTCGATGATTGCAGCCGCGATCGCACGGTGGCTATTGCCCGCGAACTGGGCCTGACCGTGATCGAACATGAGAGCAACCTGGGCTACGGCGGCAACCAAAAAACCTGCTATGCCGAAGCGCTGGAGCGTGGCGCCGATGTGGTCATCATGATCCATCCCGATTACCAGTATGACAGCCGGCTGGCAGGACACATGGTCGATTTTATCAAGAACGGCTATTTCGATATTATGCTGGGCAGCCGCATCCGCACGCGGGCCGAGGCACTCGCCGGCGGCATGCCGGTCTACAAGTACCTGGCCAACCGCCTACTGACGATCACCGAAAACATTCTGTTGGGCCAAAACCTGTCCGAATACCACACCGGCTACCGCGCTTACAGCCGCCGCGTGCTCGAGACCATCCCCTGGCGGCAAAACAGCGACGATTTCGCCTTTGACGCGCAGTTCCTGGCGCAGGCCATCTTTTTTGGCTTCAAAATCGCGGAAATTCCCGTACCGGTTCGTTACATGGCCGAGGCGTCAAGCATCAACTTCAAACGATCGGCGGAGTACGGGCTCGAAAACCTTAAAGTGATTTTGCAATTCTGGCTGCACCGCGTCGGGCTTAGGAAAGTTCCCTTGTTCCTACCGCAACAGACAACCGACCCCGACGCGTGA
- a CDS encoding LysR family transcriptional regulator — translation MRLLDAIHRQGSILKAAEELSMSYRSAWGRIRATEERLGEAVVEKIPGAGRRGGSRLTSRGKELLDKFHHLVDALDSASSKSFDAIFLEDE, via the coding sequence ATGCGATTACTCGACGCCATCCACCGTCAAGGCTCCATCCTCAAGGCCGCTGAAGAACTCAGCATGAGCTATCGCAGCGCGTGGGGCCGCATTCGCGCCACCGAAGAACGCCTGGGAGAAGCTGTCGTCGAAAAAATCCCCGGCGCCGGACGACGCGGGGGGTCGCGCCTGACATCGCGCGGCAAGGAACTGCTCGACAAATTTCACCATCTGGTCGACGCCCTCGATTCCGCTTCCAGCAAAAGCTTCGACGCCATCTTTCTCGAGGACGAATAA